AGAGCGAGATCGTCCCGGTGTTCTGGACGAAGAGATCGACCCACCAGTAGGAGGAGGGGCGCAGCCGGCAGACGAAGAAGAGGAGGAACAGGACGCAGACCACGAAGAAGATCCACACCGCTTCGTCCTCCGGGCGTTTCCAGAAGACGAAGGAGCCGATCGCGAAGAAGAGGAGCCCGATGATCGCTTCGTAGAGATAGGTCGGGTCCCCCAGAGTCCGGCCGGCGAGCGGCACGGCGGCCGTGAAGATCTCTCCGCGGCGCTCGACGAGGTAGTCGACGGTCGAGCCGATGCGGCAGCGGAGGAGCTCCCGCGAGGCGTCCGACGGCTTCTTGACGATGCGGTGGTTGATCCCCTCGATCCGATCCCCCGGGCGGATCCCGGCCTTCTCCGCCCCCGAGCCGCGCGCGACCTCGCGCACGAGCACGCCGTCCTGGCCGTACGGGTACGGGACGATCCCGTCGGACGGGCGGCGCGCGAACATGTCGGCGAGCGAGCCGAGCGCGATCGCCAGGCCCACGAAACCGAAGACCAGCAAGGCTTTCCGACGCGACGCGAGGTTCATGGCCGTCCGGTAATCATACGGCCCCGGCCGGACGGAGTTCTCGGGCGCAAAGCCCGCTTCCCGGCGAATCCTTCGTCGTCAATAATGGGTTTCCGATGCCCCTCGTCACGTTCGAAGGAATCGAAGGATCCGGAAAGTCGACGCAGGCGCGCCGCGCGGCCGAGCTCTGCCGCGCACGCGGGCGCGACGTCGTTCTCGAGCGCGAGCCGGGAGGGACCCGGATCGGCGTCCGGCTCCGGGAGGTCCTGCTCGACCCCGCGTCGCGGGGGCTGGACCCATTTTCCGAGCTCCTCCTCATGGAGGCCGACCGCCGGCAGCACGTCGCCGAGATCCTCGAGCCGGCGCTCGCGCGCGGGATCCTCGTGCTGTGCGACCGGTTCAACGACGCGACGTTCGCCTACCAGGGAGGGGGCCGCGGGCTTCCGGCCGACGTCGTCTCGGCGATCGACGGCTGGGCCGTGCGGGGGCTCCGCCCCGACCGGACGCTCCTCTTCGACTGCCCCGTCGAGCTCGGGCTCGCGCGGGCGCGCCGCCGCGACGGGGAGGCGACTCCCCGATTCGAGGCCGAGGACGCCGCGTTCCACGAGAGGGTCCGCCGGACGTACCTCGAGATCGCGCGCCGCGACCCGGCGCGCGTGAAAGTGATCGACACGACCCGCCCGCCGGACGCCGTCTTCGCGGACGTCGCGGCGCAGCTCGAAGGGTTCTGACCACGGCATGCCGACGCTCCTGATCACCGCCGATTCCGACTCGCGGCTCCGCGTCGAGGCGATGCGCCTGGCCGAAGGGATCCTCTGCCGCGGGCACGCGGATCCGCACGCGTGCGCCGTCTGCCGCCGGATCGAGGAGGGGTCGCATCCCGATTTCCGGCGCGTGGCTCCCGAAGGCGCGCAGATCAAGGTCGAAGCGGTCCGGGACGCGATCCGGTTCGCGGCCGGCCGCCCGTACGAGGCGCCCGGGCGCGTGGTCTGGGTCGAATCCGCGGAGACCCTTCGCGAAGGAGCCGCCGCGAACGCCCTGCTCAAATCGCTCGAGGAGCCGGGGCGGTTTCTCACGTGGATCCTCACGACGACCGTCCCCGACGCCCTCCTCGGCACGATCCGCTCCCGTTGCGAGCTTCGTCGCCTTCCCCGCCGCTCGTCGGCCGATCGCGCCGCCGAGCTCGCCCGGAGCGGCCTCGCGGCGTCCGACGTCGACGACGCGGTCGCGTTCGAGCGCGATCCCGGGGAAGACCTCGACCTGGAAACCGCCCGCGAGATCCGCCGCGAAGCGCTCGCCGCTCTCGGCAGCGGCGCGACGTCGCCGCTCCTCGCCCTCGCGGCTTCCGCGGCCGAGGCCGAAGAGGCGCCCGGGATCGTGGCCGGGCTGCTCCGCGACGCGGCCGTCCTCGCCTCGGGGGGCGCCGCCGATCGCCTGCGCCACCGCGC
The window above is part of the Thermoanaerobaculia bacterium genome. Proteins encoded here:
- the tmk gene encoding dTMP kinase, which gives rise to MPLVTFEGIEGSGKSTQARRAAELCRARGRDVVLEREPGGTRIGVRLREVLLDPASRGLDPFSELLLMEADRRQHVAEILEPALARGILVLCDRFNDATFAYQGGGRGLPADVVSAIDGWAVRGLRPDRTLLFDCPVELGLARARRRDGEATPRFEAEDAAFHERVRRTYLEIARRDPARVKVIDTTRPPDAVFADVAAQLEGF